The following proteins are encoded in a genomic region of Candidatus Binatota bacterium:
- a CDS encoding glutathione S-transferase family protein yields MHHDTTKLTVYGSAISYYTGKLEGYLRYKEIPYHFVPFSPKVSRRLQQETGTSQMPAVELPDGRFMTDTTPMIDWFETHHPESAVIPRDPLQAFVSRLVEDYAEEWLWRPAMHFRWSYRQDALLLSRKIADEILPGIPLPGAVKRFAMRQRQGGFYVRRDGVTRETWDHVESIYLDTLDRLSDIFATRPFLLGEVPTLADFGFFASMFRHFSQDPTAAEIMRTHAPAVFEWQARLWNARASQASGELVPGVPEDWEPFLDDIGLAYLPYLCANAEGFAAGRRRHDATIQGVRYRNLPISQYRVWCLERLRTHFEALPEETRAQARTLLERHACWEPLWQIENLESRHDPDGLVPFRGRKVHYDPLRKKGN; encoded by the coding sequence ATGCATCATGACACGACCAAGCTGACCGTCTACGGCTCGGCGATCTCCTACTACACGGGCAAGTTAGAGGGATACCTCCGCTACAAAGAGATCCCCTATCACTTTGTACCGTTCTCGCCGAAGGTTTCTCGCCGCCTCCAGCAGGAGACCGGCACGTCCCAGATGCCCGCGGTCGAACTTCCCGACGGCCGGTTCATGACCGACACCACTCCCATGATCGACTGGTTCGAGACGCATCATCCGGAATCGGCAGTGATCCCCCGCGACCCGCTCCAGGCCTTCGTCAGCCGCCTTGTCGAGGACTATGCGGAAGAATGGCTTTGGAGACCTGCTATGCATTTCCGCTGGAGCTACCGGCAGGACGCACTCCTCCTCAGTCGGAAAATTGCAGACGAAATCCTACCCGGGATTCCGCTACCCGGCGCAGTGAAACGCTTCGCGATGCGACAGAGGCAAGGGGGCTTCTATGTCCGCCGCGACGGGGTGACGCGCGAGACCTGGGACCATGTCGAATCCATCTACTTGGACACCCTGGATCGCCTTTCGGACATCTTCGCCACGCGCCCCTTCTTGTTAGGCGAGGTTCCTACCCTGGCCGACTTCGGATTCTTCGCGTCGATGTTCCGACACTTCTCACAAGACCCGACCGCGGCCGAGATCATGCGGACGCACGCTCCCGCGGTCTTCGAATGGCAGGCTCGCCTCTGGAACGCGCGGGCGAGCCAGGCGAGCGGCGAACTCGTCCCGGGTGTCCCCGAAGACTGGGAACCGTTTCTCGATGATATCGGGCTGGCGTATCTCCCCTATCTCTGCGCCAACGCGGAGGGCTTCGCCGCGGGTCGACGCCGACACGACGCCACGATCCAAGGGGTCCGATATCGCAACCTACCGATCTCGCAGTACCGGGTATGGTGTCTCGAACGCCTACGGACCCACTTCGAGGCGCTTCCTGAAGAAACGCGCGCGCAGGCTCGGACGCTGCTCGAGCGACACGCCTGCTGGGAGCCGCTCTGGCAGATAGAGAACCTCGAATCGCGGCACGACCCGGACGGCCTGGTTCCCTTCCGAGGCCGCAAGGTGCACTACGACCCGCTACGAAAGAAGGGCAATTGA
- the dksA gene encoding RNA polymerase-binding protein DksA, with protein sequence MGELNKEQLIMFERQLEHQKQQLQNEVDRTVHEMTDKDESYADPGDRAAWESESGRDLRIRDRERKLLGKIDEALTRISDGTFGECEECGEMIPVGRLRARAVTTLCIGCKESQEQKENKPNHPA encoded by the coding sequence ATGGGAGAGCTCAACAAGGAACAGCTCATAATGTTCGAGCGGCAGCTTGAGCACCAGAAGCAGCAGCTTCAGAATGAAGTGGACCGCACCGTCCACGAGATGACCGACAAGGATGAGAGCTACGCTGACCCCGGTGACCGCGCGGCCTGGGAGAGCGAGTCGGGACGCGACCTGCGCATTCGCGACCGCGAGCGCAAGCTCCTCGGCAAAATAGACGAGGCGCTCACGCGCATAAGCGACGGCACTTTCGGCGAATGCGAGGAATGCGGCGAGATGATCCCGGTGGGGCGCCTGCGAGCCCGGGCTGTTACAACGCTCTGCATAGGCTGCAAGGAAAGCCAGGAACAAAAAGAAAACAAGCCGAACCACCCCGCTTGA